The following proteins are co-located in the Solenopsis invicta isolate M01_SB chromosome 7, UNIL_Sinv_3.0, whole genome shotgun sequence genome:
- the LOC113003229 gene encoding uncharacterized protein LOC113003229 isoform X3 has translation MTSVPPTGRGSRFNPYLKDDLKEIGKGKRLKGSATKEPGTSDIVLETAVDLTSEEDESNNMEKERSNKETDLVLGIDKTSDREISDIGIPITAMESFVQSSDKEQVGEERYKEVHTRMECDDTVGSQQTEDRSNNKNSGKSDKQDTISYNIESASTTGININQEKYVVVDGNLKPMNDINKTEYEKLIKALSNRIDKTIKGECKIKCKIEKEYCTPSRGKNCVKISLWCNQNRVCPTSINMIKYNIAILTFKTASEANACLDRIDNLSNKWILGFIDFSDLFYRGVITDWPYEISELWENIVDKQEIFKIEKMKKRVWDSDSKKHLWKFTDNLLVTMKYKEAARMITDSCTDSKTITYDRYTNPAAWPSMVDSSMNKGTEVKIYDRASSSTENTFPVKWSNTVRQNIGNVREIKKDGHSRKEYNRNNSTTPSFQETQRQIRIDKEKIEGQKRRQEYVNYYKQFKNNTVEISKEKRGIALGRMNEIETRKENNSGYDNEETTSVWSSNFDWSLQIARDKCLVSHEFRKDFLELLKKYSTNSPPEGDDYEEDQTYLVNKMSKDLDRCHEDLERAKRISMDARRGFRMRQSERESNWSDL, from the exons ATGACAAGTGTTCCCCCGACCGGACGGGGGAGCAGATTCAATCCGTATCTTAAGGATGACCTCAAGGAAATTGGAAAAGGAAAGAGACTAAAAGGATCTGCAACCAAGGAGCCGGGTACGAGCGATATCGTGTTGGAGACGGCAGTGGATCTAACATCGGAAGAAGATGAGAGTAACAACATGGAGAAGGAAAGGAGTAACAAAGAGACAGATCTAGTTTTAGGAATAGATAAGACATCAGATAGAGAAATTAGTGATATAGGTATTCCGATAACGGCTATGGAAAGCTTCGTCCAATCGAGCGACAAAGAGCAGGTAGGGGAAGAAAGATACAAAGAGGTACACACACGTATGGAATGTGATGATACGGTAGGTTCACAACAAACAGAGGATAggtcaaataataaaaacagcGGTAAATCAGATAAACAGGATACAATTTCGTATAATATAGAGTCAGCTAGTACAACCggtattaatataaatcagGAAAAATATGTAGTAGTTGATGGGAATTTAAAACCTATGAATGATATCAATAAGACTGAATATGAAAAACTGATTAAAGCTTTGAGTAATAGaattgataaaacaattaaaggtgaatgtaaaattaaatgcaaaatcgAAAAAGAATATTGTACCCCGAGCAGGGGAAAAAACTGtgttaaaatatctttatggTGCAACCAGAATCGGGTTTGTCCAACTAgtataaatatgattaaatacaatattgctATACTTACCTTTAAAACTGCGAGCGAGGCTAATGCTTGTTTAGACAGGATTGATAACCTCTCTAATAAATGGATCCTGGGATTTATTGActtttcagatttattttacAGGGGTGTAATTACTGATTGGCCTTATGAGATTTCGGAACTATGGGAGAATATTGTTGACAAacaagaaattttcaaaattgagaagatgaagaagagggTTTGGGACAGCGACAGCAAGAAACACTTGTGGAAATTCACTGATAATTTACTTGTCACAATGAAGTATAAAG AAGCTGCAAGGATGATTACAGATAGCTGTACAGATAGTAAAACTATAACATACGATAGATATACGAATCCTGCCGCGTGGCCCAGCATGGTTGACAGTAGCATGAATAAAGGGACGGAAGTTAAGATTTACGATAGAGCATCATCATCAACCGAAAATACTTTCCCTGTTAAATGGTCCAATACTGTGCGCCAAAATATAGGAAATGTGAGAGAGATAAAGAAGGATGGACATTCACGGAAGGAATACAATAGGAACAACAGCACAACGCCAAGTTTTCAAGAAACACAAAGACAGATTAGaatagataaagaaaagatTGAAGGGCAAAAACGTAGACAAGAAtatgtgaattattataaacaattcaaAAATAACACAGTAGAGATCAGTAAAGAAAAAAGAGGGATAGCCCTTGGTCGGATGAACGAAATCGAGACAAGAAAAGAGAATAATAGTGGTTATGATAATGAAGAAACTACGAGTGTCTGGTCTTCTAACTTTGACTGGTCTCTACAAATTGCCAGAGACAAATGTTTAGTATCTCATGAATTTCGTAAGGATTTCttagaacttttaaaaaaatatagcacTAATTCACCACCGGAGGGAGATGACTACGAAGAAGATCAAACTTACTTAGTGAATAAAATGAGTAAGGACTTGGATAGATGCCATGAGGATTTAGAGAGAGCAAAAAGAATAAGCATGGACGCCAGAAGAGGATTTCGGATGCGACAGAGTGAGAGGGAGTCAAATTGGTCTGATCTGTGA
- the LOC113003229 gene encoding uncharacterized protein LOC113003229 isoform X2: protein MTSVPPTGRGSRFNPYLKDDLKEIGKGKRLKGSATKEPGTSDIVLETAVDLTSEEDESNNMEKERSNKETDLVLGIDKTSDREISDIGIPITAMESFVQSSDKEQVGEERYKEVHTRMECDDTVGSQQTEDRSNNKNSGKSDKQDTISYNIESASTTGININQEKYVVVDGNLKPMNDINKTEYEKLIKALSNRIDKTIKGECKIKCKIEKEYCTPSRGKNCVKISLWCNQNRVCPTSINMIKYNIAILTFKTASEANACLDRIDNLSNKWILGFIDFSDLFYRGVITDWPYEISELWENIVDKQEIFKIEKMKKRVWDSDSKKHLWKFTDNLLVTMKYKGNTGRIRDSITIYDRLHIGLKLRPYVEPVRQCFNCFQFGHFKAFCRNKTKCITCGDNRHGDCHKSTVCSNCEGDHRPTYKKAARMITDSCTDSKTITYDRYTNPAAWPSMVDSSMNKGTEVKIYDRASSSTENTFPVKWSNTVRQNIGNVREIKKDGHSRKEYNRNNSTTPSFQETQRQIRIDKEKIEGQKRRQEYVNYYKQFKNNTVEISKEKRGIALGRMNEIETRKENNSGYDNEETTSVWSSNFDWSLQIARDKCLVSHEFRKDFLELLKKYSTNSPPEGDDYEEDQTYLVNKMSKDLDRCHEDLERAKRISMDARRGFRMRQSERESNWSDL from the exons ATGACAAGTGTTCCCCCGACCGGACGGGGGAGCAGATTCAATCCGTATCTTAAGGATGACCTCAAGGAAATTGGAAAAGGAAAGAGACTAAAAGGATCTGCAACCAAGGAGCCGGGTACGAGCGATATCGTGTTGGAGACGGCAGTGGATCTAACATCGGAAGAAGATGAGAGTAACAACATGGAGAAGGAAAGGAGTAACAAAGAGACAGATCTAGTTTTAGGAATAGATAAGACATCAGATAGAGAAATTAGTGATATAGGTATTCCGATAACGGCTATGGAAAGCTTCGTCCAATCGAGCGACAAAGAGCAGGTAGGGGAAGAAAGATACAAAGAGGTACACACACGTATGGAATGTGATGATACGGTAGGTTCACAACAAACAGAGGATAggtcaaataataaaaacagcGGTAAATCAGATAAACAGGATACAATTTCGTATAATATAGAGTCAGCTAGTACAACCggtattaatataaatcagGAAAAATATGTAGTAGTTGATGGGAATTTAAAACCTATGAATGATATCAATAAGACTGAATATGAAAAACTGATTAAAGCTTTGAGTAATAGaattgataaaacaattaaaggtgaatgtaaaattaaatgcaaaatcgAAAAAGAATATTGTACCCCGAGCAGGGGAAAAAACTGtgttaaaatatctttatggTGCAACCAGAATCGGGTTTGTCCAACTAgtataaatatgattaaatacaatattgctATACTTACCTTTAAAACTGCGAGCGAGGCTAATGCTTGTTTAGACAGGATTGATAACCTCTCTAATAAATGGATCCTGGGATTTATTGActtttcagatttattttacAGGGGTGTAATTACTGATTGGCCTTATGAGATTTCGGAACTATGGGAGAATATTGTTGACAAacaagaaattttcaaaattgagaagatgaagaagagggTTTGGGACAGCGACAGCAAGAAACACTTGTGGAAATTCACTGATAATTTACTTGTCACAATGAAGTATAAAGGTAACACTGGCAGGATAAGGGATAGTATAACAATTTATGACAGACTGCACATAGGTCTAAAACTAAGACCCTACGTGGAACCAGTCAGGCAATGTTTCAATTGTTTCCAGTTTGGACACTTTAAGGCCTTTTGCAGAAACAAAACGAAATGTATTACATGCGGAGACAATAGGCACGGAGATTGCCATAAATCAACAGTTTGTAGCAACTGTGAAGGAGATCATAGACCGACTTACAAAA AAGCTGCAAGGATGATTACAGATAGCTGTACAGATAGTAAAACTATAACATACGATAGATATACGAATCCTGCCGCGTGGCCCAGCATGGTTGACAGTAGCATGAATAAAGGGACGGAAGTTAAGATTTACGATAGAGCATCATCATCAACCGAAAATACTTTCCCTGTTAAATGGTCCAATACTGTGCGCCAAAATATAGGAAATGTGAGAGAGATAAAGAAGGATGGACATTCACGGAAGGAATACAATAGGAACAACAGCACAACGCCAAGTTTTCAAGAAACACAAAGACAGATTAGaatagataaagaaaagatTGAAGGGCAAAAACGTAGACAAGAAtatgtgaattattataaacaattcaaAAATAACACAGTAGAGATCAGTAAAGAAAAAAGAGGGATAGCCCTTGGTCGGATGAACGAAATCGAGACAAGAAAAGAGAATAATAGTGGTTATGATAATGAAGAAACTACGAGTGTCTGGTCTTCTAACTTTGACTGGTCTCTACAAATTGCCAGAGACAAATGTTTAGTATCTCATGAATTTCGTAAGGATTTCttagaacttttaaaaaaatatagcacTAATTCACCACCGGAGGGAGATGACTACGAAGAAGATCAAACTTACTTAGTGAATAAAATGAGTAAGGACTTGGATAGATGCCATGAGGATTTAGAGAGAGCAAAAAGAATAAGCATGGACGCCAGAAGAGGATTTCGGATGCGACAGAGTGAGAGGGAGTCAAATTGGTCTGATCTGTGA
- the LOC113003229 gene encoding uncharacterized protein LOC113003229 isoform X1 → MTSVPPTGRGSRFNPYLKDDLKEIGKGKRLKGSATKEPGTSDIVLETAVDLTSEEDESNNMEKERSNKETDLVLGIDKTSDREISDIGIPITAMESFVQSSDKEQVGEERYKEVHTRMECDDTVGSQQTEDRSNNKNSGKSDKQDTISYNIESASTTGININQEKYVVVDGNLKPMNDINKTEYEKLIKALSNRIDKTIKGECKIKCKIEKEYCTPSRGKNCVKISLWCNQNRVCPTSINMIKYNIAILTFKTASEANACLDRIDNLSNKWILGFIDFSDLFYRGVITDWPYEISELWENIVDKQEIFKIEKMKKRVWDSDSKKHLWKFTDNLLVTMKYKGNTGRIRDSITIYDRLHIGLKLRPYVEPVRQCFNCFQFGHFKAFCRNKTKCITCGDNRHGDCHKSTVCSNCEGDHRPTYKSCPVALKNKEIKIIMAYNNISFSEAARMITDSCTDSKTITYDRYTNPAAWPSMVDSSMNKGTEVKIYDRASSSTENTFPVKWSNTVRQNIGNVREIKKDGHSRKEYNRNNSTTPSFQETQRQIRIDKEKIEGQKRRQEYVNYYKQFKNNTVEISKEKRGIALGRMNEIETRKENNSGYDNEETTSVWSSNFDWSLQIARDKCLVSHEFRKDFLELLKKYSTNSPPEGDDYEEDQTYLVNKMSKDLDRCHEDLERAKRISMDARRGFRMRQSERESNWSDL, encoded by the coding sequence ATGACAAGTGTTCCCCCGACCGGACGGGGGAGCAGATTCAATCCGTATCTTAAGGATGACCTCAAGGAAATTGGAAAAGGAAAGAGACTAAAAGGATCTGCAACCAAGGAGCCGGGTACGAGCGATATCGTGTTGGAGACGGCAGTGGATCTAACATCGGAAGAAGATGAGAGTAACAACATGGAGAAGGAAAGGAGTAACAAAGAGACAGATCTAGTTTTAGGAATAGATAAGACATCAGATAGAGAAATTAGTGATATAGGTATTCCGATAACGGCTATGGAAAGCTTCGTCCAATCGAGCGACAAAGAGCAGGTAGGGGAAGAAAGATACAAAGAGGTACACACACGTATGGAATGTGATGATACGGTAGGTTCACAACAAACAGAGGATAggtcaaataataaaaacagcGGTAAATCAGATAAACAGGATACAATTTCGTATAATATAGAGTCAGCTAGTACAACCggtattaatataaatcagGAAAAATATGTAGTAGTTGATGGGAATTTAAAACCTATGAATGATATCAATAAGACTGAATATGAAAAACTGATTAAAGCTTTGAGTAATAGaattgataaaacaattaaaggtgaatgtaaaattaaatgcaaaatcgAAAAAGAATATTGTACCCCGAGCAGGGGAAAAAACTGtgttaaaatatctttatggTGCAACCAGAATCGGGTTTGTCCAACTAgtataaatatgattaaatacaatattgctATACTTACCTTTAAAACTGCGAGCGAGGCTAATGCTTGTTTAGACAGGATTGATAACCTCTCTAATAAATGGATCCTGGGATTTATTGActtttcagatttattttacAGGGGTGTAATTACTGATTGGCCTTATGAGATTTCGGAACTATGGGAGAATATTGTTGACAAacaagaaattttcaaaattgagaagatgaagaagagggTTTGGGACAGCGACAGCAAGAAACACTTGTGGAAATTCACTGATAATTTACTTGTCACAATGAAGTATAAAGGTAACACTGGCAGGATAAGGGATAGTATAACAATTTATGACAGACTGCACATAGGTCTAAAACTAAGACCCTACGTGGAACCAGTCAGGCAATGTTTCAATTGTTTCCAGTTTGGACACTTTAAGGCCTTTTGCAGAAACAAAACGAAATGTATTACATGCGGAGACAATAGGCACGGAGATTGCCATAAATCAACAGTTTGTAGCAACTGTGAAGGAGATCATAGACCGACTTACAAAAGTTGTCCTGTAGCTTTAAAAAACAaggaaataaagataattatggCCTAcaataacatttctttttcaGAAGCTGCAAGGATGATTACAGATAGCTGTACAGATAGTAAAACTATAACATACGATAGATATACGAATCCTGCCGCGTGGCCCAGCATGGTTGACAGTAGCATGAATAAAGGGACGGAAGTTAAGATTTACGATAGAGCATCATCATCAACCGAAAATACTTTCCCTGTTAAATGGTCCAATACTGTGCGCCAAAATATAGGAAATGTGAGAGAGATAAAGAAGGATGGACATTCACGGAAGGAATACAATAGGAACAACAGCACAACGCCAAGTTTTCAAGAAACACAAAGACAGATTAGaatagataaagaaaagatTGAAGGGCAAAAACGTAGACAAGAAtatgtgaattattataaacaattcaaAAATAACACAGTAGAGATCAGTAAAGAAAAAAGAGGGATAGCCCTTGGTCGGATGAACGAAATCGAGACAAGAAAAGAGAATAATAGTGGTTATGATAATGAAGAAACTACGAGTGTCTGGTCTTCTAACTTTGACTGGTCTCTACAAATTGCCAGAGACAAATGTTTAGTATCTCATGAATTTCGTAAGGATTTCttagaacttttaaaaaaatatagcacTAATTCACCACCGGAGGGAGATGACTACGAAGAAGATCAAACTTACTTAGTGAATAAAATGAGTAAGGACTTGGATAGATGCCATGAGGATTTAGAGAGAGCAAAAAGAATAAGCATGGACGCCAGAAGAGGATTTCGGATGCGACAGAGTGAGAGGGAGTCAAATTGGTCTGATCTGTGA
- the LOC105199675 gene encoding uncharacterized protein LOC105199675 isoform X2, whose product MINSLITKCNYNSKKLTLQQLIMTGTILISSTYISLCEHKILPALLTSSAICCIGYIKYLRFYANRNLKNVILLQNELFLVCKDSFNILRRDYTMKLGFEMCLQQFSHFLGDKLQYLESLKTSLIQFMENISCIYYKCSLSIAKLLPPDAFDEELFTKFERNSFELPDEIDYQALKKLYLTYLLVQSEMLYLLAIAYDSNTWICSCQKIPETKLAHIIKTLAKELTIYKIKLSENIKAYRTCKTEPVRHKIQDRAKWHDPSVQLDLASYKLQVAYNQVFSIFKDIDDCINHDMGINNETADILMQKLNRAFKEIDTAKTLAEFVVLLMAKSGFSGVKNNQSAVDTTINQNPDLPVIIDSDPQILDEVFEEYIKEEYLKSFDEDKDEYLLEQQKLDKFLAKSFMSELKEALVDKQKSMSERESRALQRIYKNALRDSISNTEDDNCQVIPTPPPMPSYCIWSTPNSIKSDYKKAISPIYKIKNDLSIQRKSDELNKEDDLVRTLKQKNIFDIPSTEICKNKDEESVTSLPQILLETQVTKLPLPFLYEETFIGSGENSEDEIIDSASDNKEDNENFQ is encoded by the exons ATGATTAACAGCTTGATAACCAAGTGCAATTACAATTctaaaaa ACTAACATTGCAACAATTAATTATGACTGGGACTATATTAATTTCGTCAACATACATTTCATTATGTGAACACAAAATATTGCCAGCATTATTAACATCGTCTGCAATCTGTTGTATCggttacataaaatacttgcgTTTTTatgcaaatagaaatttaaagaatgttATATTGTTGCAAAATGAACTTTTTCTTGTGTGTAAAgacagttttaatattttacgacGTGATTATACAATGAAATTGGGTTTTGAAATGTGTCTCCAACAATTTTC TCATTTCTTAGGTGATAAGTTGCAGTATCTGGAATCTTTGAAGACtagtttaatacaatttatggaaaatatttcttgtatataCTATAAATGTTCATTGTCAATTGCAAAACTGCTGCCACCAGATGCATTTGACGAAGAGTTATTCACAAAATTCGAACGTAACTCGTTTGAACTGCCTGATGAAATCGACTATCAAGCAttaaag AAGTTGTATCTTACCTATCTTCTGGTACAATcagaaatgttatatttattagcTATTGCATATGATAGCAATACTTGGATATGTTCTTGCCAGAAGATTCCTGAAACGAAATTAGCTCATATAATTAAAACCTTAGCTAAAGAATTgacaatatacaaaattaaattatcggaAAATATTAAGGCGTATCGTACTTGCAAAACAGAACCAGTTCGACATAA GATACAGGATAGAGCTAAATGGCATGATCCAAGTGTCCAATTAGATTTGGCATCATACAAACTACAAGTAGCATACAATCaagttttttcaatatttaaagacATTGATGACTGTATTAACCATGATATGGGTATCAATAATGAAACAGCCGATATACTAATGCAAAAGTTGAATAGAGCATTCAAGGAGATCGACACGGCGAAAACTTTAGCAGAATTTGTTGTTCTGTTAATGGCAAAATCGGGATTCAGTGGCGTGAAGAATAATCAGTCTGCAGTCGATACTACGATAAATCAGAATCCCGATTTGCCAGTAATAATCGATTCAGATCCACAGATTCTTGATGAAGTATTTGAAGAGTATATTaaagaagaatatttaaaatcgtTCGATGAAGATAAGGATGAATACTTGTTAGAGCAACaaaaattggataaatttttagCGAAAAGTTTCATGAGCGAATTGAAAGAAGCCTTAGTTGATAAACAGAAATCTATGTCGGAACGAGAGTCAAGAGCACTACaacgtatatataaaaatgcattaagAGATTCCATATCGAATACCGAGGACGACAATTGCCAGGTTATACCTACACCACCGCCAATGCCTTCTTACTGCATATGGTCAACACCAAACAGCATTAAATCAGATTACAAGAAAGCAATTTCtcctatttataaaattaaaaatgatttgtcTATCCAGAGAAAATCCGATGAGTTGAATAAAGAAGATGATCTTGTAAGAacgttaaaacaaaaaaacatttttgatataCCATCCACTGAAATTTGTAAGAATAAAGATGAAGAGTCGGTTACATCTTTACCACAAATTCTTCTCGAAACCCAAGTCACGAAGTTGCCATTACCTTTTCTCTATGAGGAAACATTCATAGGAAGTGGCGAAAATTCTGAAGATGAAATCATAGATAGTGCAAGTGATAATAAAGaagataatgaaaattttcaataa
- the LOC105199675 gene encoding uncharacterized protein LOC105199675 isoform X1 produces MHAINEEDEDVVIQGSALHEHLSKLGYTDFESISVSRKTYDKPQKHYFNLDIRNIIKNIYSKLFSLYSWITQEKSFSEKQLSAILNAETLFSDHFSMINSLITKCNYNSKKLTLQQLIMTGTILISSTYISLCEHKILPALLTSSAICCIGYIKYLRFYANRNLKNVILLQNELFLVCKDSFNILRRDYTMKLGFEMCLQQFSHFLGDKLQYLESLKTSLIQFMENISCIYYKCSLSIAKLLPPDAFDEELFTKFERNSFELPDEIDYQALKKLYLTYLLVQSEMLYLLAIAYDSNTWICSCQKIPETKLAHIIKTLAKELTIYKIKLSENIKAYRTCKTEPVRHKIQDRAKWHDPSVQLDLASYKLQVAYNQVFSIFKDIDDCINHDMGINNETADILMQKLNRAFKEIDTAKTLAEFVVLLMAKSGFSGVKNNQSAVDTTINQNPDLPVIIDSDPQILDEVFEEYIKEEYLKSFDEDKDEYLLEQQKLDKFLAKSFMSELKEALVDKQKSMSERESRALQRIYKNALRDSISNTEDDNCQVIPTPPPMPSYCIWSTPNSIKSDYKKAISPIYKIKNDLSIQRKSDELNKEDDLVRTLKQKNIFDIPSTEICKNKDEESVTSLPQILLETQVTKLPLPFLYEETFIGSGENSEDEIIDSASDNKEDNENFQ; encoded by the exons atgCATGCCATCAACGAGGAAGACGAGGATGTTGTAATACAA GGCAGTGCTCTTCACGAGCATCTTTCAAAATTAGGTTACACCGATTTTGAAAGTATATCTGTGTCCAGAAAAACGTATGACAAaccacaaaagcattatttcaATCTg GATATtagaaacataataaaaaatatttattcaaaattattttctctttattcttGGATAACGCAG GAGAAGAGCTTTTCTGAAAAGCAGTTGAGTGCTATTTTAAATGCGGAAACTTTGTTCAGCGACCATTTTTCTATGATTAACAGCTTGATAACCAAGTGCAATTACAATTctaaaaa ACTAACATTGCAACAATTAATTATGACTGGGACTATATTAATTTCGTCAACATACATTTCATTATGTGAACACAAAATATTGCCAGCATTATTAACATCGTCTGCAATCTGTTGTATCggttacataaaatacttgcgTTTTTatgcaaatagaaatttaaagaatgttATATTGTTGCAAAATGAACTTTTTCTTGTGTGTAAAgacagttttaatattttacgacGTGATTATACAATGAAATTGGGTTTTGAAATGTGTCTCCAACAATTTTC TCATTTCTTAGGTGATAAGTTGCAGTATCTGGAATCTTTGAAGACtagtttaatacaatttatggaaaatatttcttgtatataCTATAAATGTTCATTGTCAATTGCAAAACTGCTGCCACCAGATGCATTTGACGAAGAGTTATTCACAAAATTCGAACGTAACTCGTTTGAACTGCCTGATGAAATCGACTATCAAGCAttaaag AAGTTGTATCTTACCTATCTTCTGGTACAATcagaaatgttatatttattagcTATTGCATATGATAGCAATACTTGGATATGTTCTTGCCAGAAGATTCCTGAAACGAAATTAGCTCATATAATTAAAACCTTAGCTAAAGAATTgacaatatacaaaattaaattatcggaAAATATTAAGGCGTATCGTACTTGCAAAACAGAACCAGTTCGACATAA GATACAGGATAGAGCTAAATGGCATGATCCAAGTGTCCAATTAGATTTGGCATCATACAAACTACAAGTAGCATACAATCaagttttttcaatatttaaagacATTGATGACTGTATTAACCATGATATGGGTATCAATAATGAAACAGCCGATATACTAATGCAAAAGTTGAATAGAGCATTCAAGGAGATCGACACGGCGAAAACTTTAGCAGAATTTGTTGTTCTGTTAATGGCAAAATCGGGATTCAGTGGCGTGAAGAATAATCAGTCTGCAGTCGATACTACGATAAATCAGAATCCCGATTTGCCAGTAATAATCGATTCAGATCCACAGATTCTTGATGAAGTATTTGAAGAGTATATTaaagaagaatatttaaaatcgtTCGATGAAGATAAGGATGAATACTTGTTAGAGCAACaaaaattggataaatttttagCGAAAAGTTTCATGAGCGAATTGAAAGAAGCCTTAGTTGATAAACAGAAATCTATGTCGGAACGAGAGTCAAGAGCACTACaacgtatatataaaaatgcattaagAGATTCCATATCGAATACCGAGGACGACAATTGCCAGGTTATACCTACACCACCGCCAATGCCTTCTTACTGCATATGGTCAACACCAAACAGCATTAAATCAGATTACAAGAAAGCAATTTCtcctatttataaaattaaaaatgatttgtcTATCCAGAGAAAATCCGATGAGTTGAATAAAGAAGATGATCTTGTAAGAacgttaaaacaaaaaaacatttttgatataCCATCCACTGAAATTTGTAAGAATAAAGATGAAGAGTCGGTTACATCTTTACCACAAATTCTTCTCGAAACCCAAGTCACGAAGTTGCCATTACCTTTTCTCTATGAGGAAACATTCATAGGAAGTGGCGAAAATTCTGAAGATGAAATCATAGATAGTGCAAGTGATAATAAAGaagataatgaaaattttcaataa